The proteins below are encoded in one region of Amycolatopsis acidiphila:
- a CDS encoding 4-hydroxyphenylacetate 3-hydroxylase family protein: MRTGADYLAAISDDREIYVDGERVRDVADHPAFRPIATTMSELFDLAADPSSKMTFTAPETGAEANRIYGIPRSQADLTAFRDAAQAWARHTHGWVGRSPDHVGAFVAGFAAHPEAFAAGERDFSANVQAYHRELLTQSKYVSYAIIPPQVSRATTAHAWEGDFVQAGVVEEKPDGIVVRGAQMLATGGPIADEIFVSCIKPLTEDDRDFALGFVVPVAAEGLKLYCRRPFAPAATSSYDYPLSTRYDETDALLVFDDVFIPWEKVFVYRDVAGLRRQFFDTGAHVLGNWQAQIRFSVKLQFITGLARKVAAINGVDKFPGVIEKLGELASLASLVESAVLAAEYTAAPDEAGLWRPGKRAVYGAMGLQAELYPRALSILRDLVGGGVLQVPSSVADMRNPATRADIDRYIYSPNAPAEERIKLFKLAWDATGSEFGGRHHQYEMFYAGAPFVVKGYAFRNYGFEEPLADVESFLAGYHVD; encoded by the coding sequence ATGCGTACCGGAGCCGACTACCTTGCCGCGATCAGCGACGACCGCGAGATCTACGTCGATGGCGAGCGGGTCCGCGACGTCGCCGACCACCCGGCCTTCCGCCCCATCGCGACCACGATGTCGGAGCTGTTCGACCTGGCCGCCGACCCTTCCTCGAAGATGACCTTCACCGCGCCGGAGACCGGCGCGGAGGCCAACCGGATCTACGGCATTCCGCGCAGTCAGGCGGATCTGACCGCGTTCCGGGACGCGGCGCAGGCCTGGGCGCGGCACACGCACGGCTGGGTCGGACGCAGCCCGGACCACGTCGGCGCGTTCGTCGCCGGTTTCGCCGCGCACCCGGAGGCGTTCGCCGCGGGGGAGCGGGACTTTTCCGCGAACGTGCAGGCCTACCACCGGGAACTGCTCACGCAGAGCAAGTACGTCTCCTACGCGATCATCCCGCCACAGGTGTCGCGCGCGACCACCGCGCACGCCTGGGAGGGTGACTTCGTGCAGGCCGGCGTCGTCGAGGAGAAGCCGGACGGGATCGTCGTGCGCGGCGCCCAGATGCTGGCCACCGGCGGCCCGATCGCCGACGAGATCTTCGTGTCCTGCATCAAGCCGCTCACCGAGGACGACCGTGATTTCGCGCTCGGCTTCGTGGTGCCGGTCGCGGCCGAAGGGCTCAAGCTGTACTGCCGGCGGCCGTTCGCCCCGGCGGCCACCAGTTCCTACGACTACCCGCTGAGCACCCGCTACGACGAGACCGACGCGCTGCTCGTCTTCGACGACGTGTTCATCCCGTGGGAGAAGGTATTCGTCTACCGCGATGTCGCCGGGCTGCGCCGGCAGTTCTTCGACACCGGTGCACACGTCCTGGGCAACTGGCAGGCGCAGATCCGGTTCTCGGTGAAGCTGCAGTTCATCACCGGGCTCGCCCGCAAGGTCGCCGCGATCAACGGGGTCGACAAGTTCCCCGGCGTGATCGAGAAACTGGGCGAGCTGGCCAGCCTCGCGTCGCTGGTGGAGTCGGCCGTGCTGGCCGCCGAGTACACCGCCGCCCCGGACGAGGCCGGCCTCTGGCGGCCTGGCAAGCGGGCCGTCTACGGCGCCATGGGCCTGCAGGCCGAGCTGTACCCGCGGGCGCTGTCGATCCTGCGCGACCTGGTCGGCGGTGGCGTGTTGCAGGTGCCCTCCAGCGTGGCCGACATGCGCAACCCAGCGACCCGCGCGGACATCGACCGCTACATCTACTCGCCGAACGCGCCGGCCGAGGAGCGGATCAAGCTGTTCAAACTGGCCTGGGACGCCACCGGCAGCGAGTTCGGTGGCCGCCACCACCAGTACGAGATGTTCTACGCGGGCGCGCCGTTCGTGGTGAAGGGCTATGCGTTCCGCAACTACGGTTTCGAAGAACCGCTCGCCGACGTCGA
- a CDS encoding DUF2848 family protein → MPPASSPLRFTVSATAETFDITPARLVVAGYTGRDADAVAEHIAELKAIGVPPPATVPAFYDLDPALLTAESVVDVDGPDSSGEVEPVIIRHRGRHYLTVGSDHTDRELEKTDIAGSKAACPKPLGATVVPLPDDLSAFDWDAVRAASEVDGEPYQHGTLAALRTPDDVLARLAAALPDTDGDLVLFGGTLPLLTGRFVFGRAWTLRLQLADGTVLTHTYETKHGNR, encoded by the coding sequence ATGCCCCCGGCATCGTCGCCGCTGCGGTTCACCGTGAGTGCGACCGCGGAGACGTTCGACATCACCCCGGCCCGGCTCGTCGTCGCCGGTTACACCGGCCGTGACGCCGACGCGGTGGCCGAGCACATCGCCGAGCTCAAGGCGATCGGCGTGCCGCCACCGGCCACCGTGCCCGCCTTCTACGACCTCGATCCGGCACTGCTGACCGCCGAGTCCGTTGTCGACGTGGACGGGCCGGACTCCTCCGGTGAGGTCGAGCCGGTGATCATCCGGCACCGCGGCCGCCACTACCTCACGGTCGGCTCCGACCACACCGACCGCGAGCTGGAGAAGACCGACATCGCCGGCTCCAAGGCGGCATGCCCCAAGCCGCTCGGCGCCACCGTCGTGCCGCTGCCGGACGATCTGTCCGCGTTCGACTGGGACGCGGTGCGCGCCGCCAGTGAGGTCGACGGCGAGCCCTACCAGCACGGCACCCTCGCCGCACTGCGCACGCCGGACGACGTGCTGGCGCGGCTGGCCGCGGCCCTGCCGGACACCGACGGCGACCTCGTCCTCTTCGGCGGCACGCTGCCGCTGCTGACCGGCCGGTTCGTCTTCGGGCGGGCTTGGACGCTCCGGCTCCAGCTCGCCGATGGCACCGTCCTGACCCACACCTACGAGACGAAACACGGGAACCGCTGA
- a CDS encoding carbon-nitrogen family hydrolase, protein MRTALVQVASPAAEPVVQRRERVAAMVAETAGADLVVLPELWMPGYFAFDAYPELAEPLHGDTVMAAREWARRLGCHLHMGSVLERTDDGRLHNTAVLIGPDGGILHTYRKMHVFGYQSREAELLSPGETTGTAATALGRIGTTTCYDLRFPELYRTLVDEGAETIVVCSAWPAVRRHHWRLFTATRAVEEQVVLIACNAVGEQAGGVRLGGHSRIVDPWGDVLVEAGDDEGITFCDVDTSVIQSARTEFPVLADRRLPAVHTPTRNEV, encoded by the coding sequence GTGAGAACGGCTCTGGTGCAGGTGGCCAGCCCGGCCGCGGAACCGGTGGTACAGCGGCGAGAACGCGTCGCCGCGATGGTCGCCGAGACGGCCGGAGCCGACCTGGTGGTGTTGCCGGAACTGTGGATGCCCGGCTACTTCGCCTTCGACGCCTACCCGGAACTCGCGGAGCCCCTACATGGCGACACCGTCATGGCGGCGCGCGAGTGGGCCCGCCGGCTGGGCTGCCACCTGCACATGGGCAGCGTCCTCGAACGCACCGACGACGGCCGGCTCCACAACACGGCCGTGCTCATCGGTCCGGACGGCGGGATCCTGCACACCTACCGCAAGATGCACGTGTTCGGTTACCAGTCACGCGAGGCCGAGCTACTCAGCCCCGGCGAGACCACCGGAACCGCCGCCACCGCACTCGGCCGGATCGGCACCACGACCTGCTACGACCTACGTTTCCCCGAGCTGTACCGGACACTGGTTGACGAGGGCGCCGAGACGATCGTGGTGTGCTCGGCGTGGCCGGCGGTCAGGCGGCATCACTGGCGGCTGTTCACCGCCACCCGCGCGGTCGAGGAGCAGGTCGTGCTCATCGCCTGCAACGCGGTCGGTGAACAGGCCGGCGGCGTCCGGCTCGGCGGGCACAGCCGGATCGTCGACCCGTGGGGTGATGTCCTCGTCGAAGCCGGCGACGACGAGGGCATCACCTTCTGCGACGTGGACACCTCGGTGATCCAATCGGCCAGGACCGAGTTCCCCGTGCTCGCCGACCGTCGCTTGCCCGCTGTCCATACCCCCACCAGGAATGAGGTCTGA
- a CDS encoding alpha/beta fold hydrolase, translating into MTELAAERWGDSGPPIVLVHGSLSSAAAAFSEQRVLAEKYRLIAPYRRGYSPSPSTDRIDPDRDAEEIVELLGDGAHLVGTSMGGVVSMRAAALAPEKVWSLTVIEPPAMPNAAGRPEADKLIEGMRKHWAEHGSDDLESFAAGFLKTLNVSMDLPSPLPPPFAEAVGNLKTERPWETGVPLEKLAAAGFPKLVVTGGGTPGFEDVADVLAERLPAKRVRFDGSPHAVQKIGEKFNTELLDFLSSAGEHAK; encoded by the coding sequence GTGACTGAGCTCGCCGCGGAACGCTGGGGAGACTCCGGGCCCCCGATCGTTCTGGTGCACGGCAGCCTCAGCTCGGCAGCGGCGGCCTTCAGCGAGCAGCGGGTGCTGGCCGAGAAGTACCGGCTGATCGCGCCGTACCGGCGGGGATACAGCCCGAGCCCCTCGACCGACCGGATCGACCCCGACCGTGATGCCGAGGAGATCGTGGAGCTGCTCGGCGACGGCGCCCACCTGGTCGGCACCTCGATGGGCGGAGTCGTGTCTATGCGCGCGGCCGCGCTGGCCCCGGAGAAGGTGTGGTCGCTGACCGTCATCGAGCCGCCGGCCATGCCGAACGCGGCCGGCAGGCCCGAGGCGGACAAGCTCATCGAGGGTATGCGCAAGCACTGGGCGGAGCACGGTTCCGACGACCTGGAGTCCTTCGCCGCCGGATTCCTGAAGACGCTCAACGTGTCGATGGATCTGCCGTCCCCGCTGCCGCCCCCGTTCGCGGAGGCGGTGGGCAACCTCAAGACCGAGCGCCCGTGGGAGACCGGCGTGCCACTGGAGAAGCTGGCCGCGGCTGGCTTCCCCAAGCTCGTGGTCACCGGTGGCGGCACGCCCGGCTTCGAGGACGTCGCCGACGTGCTCGCCGAGCGGCTGCCGGCCAAGCGGGTGCGCTTCGACGGCAGCCCGCACGCCGTGCAGAAGATCGGCGAGAAGTTCAACACCGAGCTGCTGGACTTCCTGTCCTCGGCGGGTGAGCACGCGAAGTGA
- a CDS encoding nuclear transport factor 2 family protein translates to MSLSVEDKITIQELSNAHVKYLDAHDIDAWADCWLPGGKFIATYGTFEGHEAIKEFIRGHIQAGKEDGARHVLTNYVIEADGDDRATVYSLVVKIQVEKPPFIIATGVYNDVVVRTADGWKFESRQLDVDPGVFAAAEQK, encoded by the coding sequence ATGTCCCTCTCCGTGGAAGACAAGATCACGATCCAGGAGCTCTCCAACGCCCACGTGAAGTACCTCGACGCGCACGACATCGACGCCTGGGCGGACTGTTGGCTTCCCGGCGGGAAGTTCATCGCCACTTACGGCACGTTCGAGGGCCACGAAGCGATCAAGGAGTTCATTCGCGGCCACATCCAGGCCGGCAAGGAAGACGGCGCGCGCCACGTCCTGACCAACTACGTCATTGAGGCCGACGGCGACGACCGCGCCACGGTGTACTCCCTGGTGGTCAAGATCCAGGTGGAGAAGCCGCCGTTCATCATCGCCACCGGTGTCTACAACGACGTCGTGGTGCGGACCGCGGACGGCTGGAAGTTCGAGTCCCGTCAGCTCGACGTCGACCCCGGCGTCTTCGCCGCCGCCGAGCAGAAGTGA
- a CDS encoding GntR family transcriptional regulator translates to MPRLTGVGAVERPKTLSRSAYLGIQQAIRDGAIIQGTLYSENELAETLGMSRTPVREALIALAREGLVEIESQRGFRLRQLSDAQRWEVFDLRLLLEPYVARKLAECATEDGVRRLTELVDGQEELSGADLQSAFLALDEEFHLLMPQLVGLERSHDILVSLRGAMWLMGFEALSLPQRHSAVIAEHRAIVAAIAAHDPDAAAGAAHEHIVKTAAAVS, encoded by the coding sequence GTGCCCAGATTGACCGGAGTTGGCGCCGTCGAGCGCCCGAAGACACTGTCCCGCAGCGCCTACCTAGGTATCCAGCAAGCGATCCGGGACGGGGCCATCATCCAGGGCACGCTGTACTCGGAAAACGAGCTCGCCGAGACGCTGGGCATGTCCCGCACCCCGGTGCGCGAGGCCCTCATCGCGCTGGCGAGGGAAGGCCTGGTGGAGATCGAGTCGCAGCGCGGTTTCCGGCTGCGGCAGCTCTCCGACGCGCAGCGCTGGGAGGTCTTCGATCTGCGCCTGCTACTCGAGCCGTACGTCGCGCGCAAGCTCGCCGAATGCGCGACCGAGGACGGCGTCCGCCGACTCACCGAGCTGGTCGACGGGCAGGAAGAACTCTCCGGCGCCGATCTGCAGTCCGCCTTCCTCGCCCTCGACGAGGAGTTCCACCTGCTGATGCCGCAGCTGGTCGGGCTGGAGCGCTCGCACGACATCCTGGTGAGCCTGCGTGGCGCGATGTGGTTGATGGGCTTCGAGGCGCTGTCCCTGCCACAACGTCATTCCGCCGTCATCGCCGAACACCGCGCCATCGTCGCGGCCATCGCGGCCCACGATCCCGACGCGGCGGCGGGGGCCGCGCACGAGCACATCGTCAAGACCGCCGCCGCGGTGTCCTGA
- a CDS encoding exonuclease domain-containing protein, translating into MNAAQGFAVIDTETTGILPGYRHRIAEIAVVQLDSRGDVTGEWSTLVNPGRDLGPQAIHGIRAVDVRRAPRFEQIAGDFVESVRGRVVVAHNWQFDAMHLDAEFDRMGLANPFHSRAGLCTMRAAGFAVPGSGRSLIECCSAIGLTDLQWHTARDDAMAAALLLRDMLARYPTSVRVTKEHLDTASWEWPNLPRELVSTVHRTPVGHVEPHFLARLVGRLPHDDEPEVDAYFAMLDDALLDRQISASEADALLEVAHELGMDKAQALATHHTYLRDLARAAWADGVATREERRDLETVAIALGLDPGEVESVLAEERTSDAPTTSSAGLVLRPGDRIVLTGDMKLARAEIVGRATAAGLRVTGTPSSKTRVVAAADPDSLSGKAKKARQLGVPIVGEDFFLRALDDLSLPN; encoded by the coding sequence GTGAACGCGGCCCAGGGGTTTGCGGTCATCGACACCGAGACCACCGGGATCTTGCCCGGATACCGGCACCGCATCGCCGAAATCGCGGTGGTCCAGCTGGATTCTCGCGGGGACGTGACCGGCGAATGGTCCACTCTCGTCAACCCGGGTCGTGATCTGGGGCCGCAGGCGATCCACGGCATCCGCGCTGTGGACGTGCGTCGCGCGCCTCGGTTCGAACAGATCGCAGGCGACTTCGTCGAGTCGGTCCGGGGCCGTGTGGTGGTCGCGCACAACTGGCAGTTCGACGCCATGCACCTCGACGCGGAGTTCGACCGCATGGGTTTGGCCAACCCGTTCCACAGCCGAGCGGGGCTCTGCACGATGCGCGCGGCCGGGTTCGCCGTGCCCGGCTCGGGGCGATCGTTGATCGAATGCTGCTCGGCGATCGGTCTGACCGACCTGCAGTGGCACACGGCGCGCGATGACGCGATGGCGGCAGCACTGCTGCTACGAGACATGCTCGCTCGCTATCCCACCTCGGTGCGCGTCACCAAGGAACACCTCGACACGGCGAGCTGGGAATGGCCGAACCTGCCCCGCGAACTCGTCTCGACCGTCCACCGCACACCGGTCGGGCACGTCGAGCCACATTTCCTGGCGCGCTTGGTCGGACGCCTGCCGCATGATGACGAGCCCGAGGTTGATGCGTACTTCGCGATGCTCGACGACGCTCTCCTCGACCGGCAGATCTCGGCCTCCGAAGCGGACGCGCTTCTGGAGGTCGCCCACGAGCTGGGCATGGACAAGGCCCAGGCACTCGCGACACATCACACCTACCTTCGGGATCTGGCACGCGCGGCCTGGGCGGATGGTGTGGCGACCCGAGAGGAACGACGCGACCTCGAAACCGTCGCCATTGCTCTTGGCCTCGACCCGGGCGAGGTCGAGAGCGTGCTCGCGGAGGAAAGGACAAGCGACGCCCCGACGACCTCAAGCGCAGGCCTTGTGCTGAGGCCCGGCGACAGGATCGTGCTGACCGGTGACATGAAGCTCGCCCGCGCGGAGATCGTCGGTCGCGCCACCGCGGCCGGGCTCCGCGTCACCGGCACCCCCAGCAGCAAGACCCGAGTCGTGGCGGCCGCGGACCCGGACTCGCTGTCCGGCAAGGCGAAGAAGGCCAGGCAGCTAGGAGTGCCCATCGTAGGTGAGGACTTCTTCCTACGTGCTCTCGATGACCTGTCCCTGCCGAACTGA
- a CDS encoding DUF6218 family protein yields the protein MTAEIEAEEPPAPVELWVPGSAVVTRGVSEDGRDSVAIWQVSPQGAPTGAWVVSAPEAFGEESSAGQLLTFVERRGITGLVAGDLEALLEQLTVAAGVEANRWWGAQLFSPVVAFDEIVVRRGEVEKIVAGTTAVKNVTEVDWVTDLAGDTVRDVEDLRRIAGVGAVSGDHPGEAALVLSRVLRWLVRRWTETEQVKNRRDYVRDALGEPQALPPSWLAAVQTASTNVLPL from the coding sequence GTGACAGCGGAGATCGAAGCGGAGGAGCCACCGGCTCCTGTCGAGTTGTGGGTTCCGGGTAGCGCTGTGGTGACGCGAGGCGTCTCGGAGGACGGCCGGGATTCGGTGGCGATCTGGCAGGTGAGTCCGCAGGGCGCACCGACAGGCGCGTGGGTGGTGTCGGCGCCTGAGGCGTTCGGCGAGGAAAGTAGCGCGGGGCAGCTGCTTACGTTCGTGGAGCGGCGCGGAATAACCGGGCTGGTGGCTGGCGATCTCGAAGCCCTACTGGAACAGCTCACAGTCGCGGCGGGAGTCGAGGCGAACCGCTGGTGGGGCGCTCAGCTGTTCTCTCCGGTGGTCGCTTTTGACGAGATCGTCGTCCGGCGCGGGGAAGTCGAGAAGATCGTCGCGGGCACTACTGCTGTCAAGAACGTCACTGAGGTCGACTGGGTGACTGATCTCGCTGGTGACACGGTTCGCGACGTTGAGGACCTGCGCCGGATCGCCGGTGTGGGCGCCGTGTCGGGTGATCACCCAGGCGAGGCGGCGCTTGTGCTGTCGCGGGTGCTGCGGTGGCTGGTGCGTCGGTGGACCGAGACCGAGCAGGTGAAGAACCGCCGCGACTACGTGCGGGACGCACTGGGAGAGCCGCAGGCGTTACCTCCGTCGTGGCTGGCTGCGGTGCAAACCGCCAGCACGAATGTGCTTCCGCTGTGA
- a CDS encoding restriction endonuclease, whose amino-acid sequence MIVPLAVLSVVATVLDGISSHPVISAFVAIVVLVVVAGIVVVSRRREASLAAEHEQARRAQWAIAVAQSREIAQYHAMDSRAFEQALAFLCTRDGCTGVEATGKAGDFGADVIAYSPNGRKVVLQAKRYGPTHKVGSQDMQRFGGTCFTYHQAAIAAVVTTSTFTRHAMDYATKAGIRLVDVNALAAWASRTGPAPWH is encoded by the coding sequence GTGATCGTCCCGTTGGCTGTGTTGTCCGTGGTGGCGACAGTGCTTGACGGCATCTCAAGCCACCCCGTCATTTCCGCATTCGTCGCCATCGTGGTCCTCGTGGTCGTTGCCGGCATCGTGGTGGTGTCCCGGCGCAGGGAAGCGAGCCTTGCGGCCGAGCACGAACAAGCCCGCCGTGCCCAATGGGCTATCGCCGTCGCTCAATCCCGGGAAATCGCTCAGTACCACGCCATGGATTCCCGCGCGTTCGAGCAGGCGCTCGCGTTCTTGTGCACCCGCGATGGGTGCACAGGCGTCGAGGCCACGGGCAAGGCGGGTGACTTCGGTGCCGACGTCATCGCATACAGCCCGAACGGCCGGAAAGTCGTGCTACAAGCCAAACGTTACGGGCCGACGCACAAAGTCGGCAGCCAGGACATGCAACGTTTCGGCGGCACGTGCTTCACCTACCACCAGGCCGCGATCGCCGCGGTGGTGACCACATCGACCTTCACCCGCCACGCCATGGACTACGCCACAAAGGCCGGGATCCGCCTGGTAGATGTCAACGCACTCGCCGCCTGGGCCAGCCGCACCGGCCCAGCCCCGTGGCATTGA
- a CDS encoding DEAD/DEAH box helicase, translating to MHSPASASETLHFGLLHPRVQRWVWQQGWSELHDIQDAAIPAMLGGETDVLIGAATAAGKTEAAFLPICSNLAEPAGPGVRALYVGPLKALINDQFRRVEELCETLEIPVHRWHGDVAGARKKALLRAPSGILLITPESLEAMFVLRGTRIPAIFAGLQYVVIDELHSFLGTERGAQLLSQLHRLETALKRRVPRIGLSATLGDMSLAAAQLRPDHSDRMTVLESQATGQELRLQLRSYVDQPPVMTLDEDTPSVTSVRRIADHMFTTLRGRTNLVFANARSRVELYSSELADRSAQARVPNEFHAHHGNLAKELREDVEAMLKDPTRPATAVCTTTLEMGIDIGAIAEVAQIGPPPSVAALRQRLGRSGRRDEPAVLRAYCATVGTDARTTPLDRLHLPLVQMIASIELLLERWCEPPDPAQLHLSTLVQQLLSLIAQHGGAQPVQAYRVLCGRGSPFSAVTSEQFTQLLRALGAHDVLTQTGDGTLLLGGRGEVTVNHYSFYAAFQTPEEYRLVHSGRQLGTMPVDFPLYEGLLLLFAGRRWRVLAINDDDKSVQLVPAHGGTPPYLGDAAGSVHTGVRTRMRALLEGDRTPVYADAQTRALLEQARRDYAALGLDESPIIVEGSDTLFFPWIGNRQLHTLAAILSATGVDAAAEGAALRLVGCGWAVAVKALSAVVQGPVPLPVEVARKVGNKATQKFDHWLGEELLCEQYASASLDCDGALHAAESLVGQEFRE from the coding sequence GTGCACTCACCAGCCTCCGCCTCTGAAACCCTGCACTTCGGGCTGCTGCACCCCCGAGTCCAGCGGTGGGTGTGGCAGCAGGGCTGGAGCGAGCTCCACGACATCCAGGACGCGGCCATCCCCGCCATGCTCGGCGGTGAAACCGATGTGCTCATCGGTGCCGCGACTGCGGCGGGCAAGACGGAGGCGGCGTTCCTTCCCATCTGCTCCAACCTCGCCGAACCGGCCGGGCCGGGCGTTCGCGCGCTGTACGTCGGTCCGCTCAAAGCGCTGATCAACGACCAGTTCCGGCGGGTCGAGGAGCTGTGCGAGACGCTCGAGATTCCGGTCCACCGCTGGCACGGCGACGTCGCCGGTGCCCGCAAAAAGGCGTTGCTGCGCGCACCTTCCGGGATCCTGCTGATCACCCCGGAATCACTGGAAGCGATGTTCGTGCTGCGCGGAACGCGGATCCCCGCGATCTTCGCAGGCCTTCAGTACGTCGTCATCGACGAGCTGCACTCCTTCCTGGGGACCGAGCGTGGCGCCCAGCTGCTGTCCCAGCTGCACCGGCTCGAGACCGCGCTCAAACGACGGGTGCCCAGGATCGGGCTGTCCGCGACGCTCGGGGACATGTCGCTGGCCGCCGCGCAGCTGCGCCCCGACCACAGCGACCGCATGACCGTCCTCGAATCGCAGGCGACCGGTCAGGAACTGCGGCTGCAGCTTCGCAGCTACGTCGACCAACCACCCGTCATGACCCTCGACGAGGACACGCCGTCAGTGACCTCTGTCCGCCGCATCGCGGACCACATGTTCACCACCCTGCGCGGAAGGACGAACCTCGTGTTCGCCAACGCGCGATCGCGGGTGGAGCTGTATTCCTCCGAACTGGCCGACCGCAGCGCTCAGGCCCGCGTGCCCAACGAGTTCCACGCCCACCACGGCAATCTGGCCAAGGAACTCCGCGAAGACGTCGAAGCCATGCTCAAAGACCCGACACGGCCGGCCACCGCGGTCTGCACCACGACCCTGGAGATGGGCATCGACATCGGTGCCATCGCCGAGGTCGCCCAGATCGGCCCACCACCCTCGGTCGCGGCCCTGCGGCAGCGGCTCGGCCGCTCCGGCAGGCGCGACGAGCCCGCAGTGCTCCGGGCCTACTGTGCCACTGTCGGAACAGACGCCCGCACCACGCCGCTTGACCGCCTGCACCTGCCACTGGTGCAGATGATCGCGTCGATCGAACTACTCCTCGAACGCTGGTGCGAACCACCGGACCCGGCCCAGCTGCATCTGTCCACTCTGGTTCAGCAGCTCCTCTCGCTGATCGCCCAGCACGGCGGCGCGCAGCCGGTACAGGCTTACCGCGTGTTGTGCGGTCGCGGCAGTCCGTTCTCGGCTGTCACGTCAGAACAGTTCACACAACTGTTGCGCGCGCTGGGCGCCCACGATGTGCTCACCCAGACCGGCGACGGAACACTGCTGCTGGGTGGCCGCGGCGAAGTGACCGTCAACCATTACAGCTTCTACGCCGCATTCCAGACGCCAGAGGAGTACCGCCTCGTCCACAGCGGCCGGCAGCTCGGCACGATGCCGGTCGACTTCCCGCTGTACGAAGGCCTCCTGCTGCTTTTCGCCGGACGGCGCTGGCGCGTGCTGGCGATCAACGACGACGACAAGAGCGTGCAGCTGGTTCCGGCACACGGTGGGACACCTCCTTATCTCGGGGACGCCGCCGGCTCGGTGCACACCGGAGTACGGACCCGCATGCGAGCGCTCCTGGAAGGCGATCGCACGCCGGTGTACGCGGATGCACAAACCCGCGCGCTCCTCGAGCAAGCACGGCGGGACTACGCGGCGCTCGGCCTGGACGAGTCACCGATCATCGTCGAGGGGAGCGACACGCTGTTCTTCCCCTGGATCGGTAATCGTCAGCTGCATACGCTCGCCGCGATCCTGTCCGCCACCGGCGTGGACGCCGCGGCCGAAGGAGCAGCACTCCGCCTCGTCGGCTGTGGTTGGGCCGTCGCAGTGAAAGCGCTTTCAGCTGTCGTCCAAGGGCCGGTACCTCTTCCTGTGGAGGTTGCCCGGAAGGTGGGCAACAAAGCGACCCAGAAGTTCGACCATTGGCTCGGCGAGGAGCTGCTGTGCGAGCAGTACGCGTCAGCTTCGCTCGATTGCGATGGAGCGCTCCACGCTGCTGAGTCCCTTGTCGGCCAAGAGTTCCGCGAGTAG